One window from the genome of Anguilla rostrata isolate EN2019 chromosome 5, ASM1855537v3, whole genome shotgun sequence encodes:
- the LOC135254656 gene encoding cytochrome P450 4V2: protein MAQDVGELLGASVVFVLLLTLLAIFTHLLLSSYVSKWRQMKPIPGISPTYPLLGNALAFKSNGRDFFCQLIEYTNAFRNEPLMKIWIGPVPFLVLFHAETIEMVLNNPKHMDKAYAYKFLHPWLGTGLLTSTGDKWRRRRKMLTPTFHFSILTEFLEVMNEQAEVLIEKLGKQAGKGAFNCFNHITLCALDIICETAMGKKIYAQSNYDSEYVRCVYRMSDIITRRQRMPWYWPDLIYYFLGEGREHNRSLKVLHSFTENVISERAEYVSSIESDSESDQGTKKRRAFLDMLLKTVDEDGNRLTHKDIQEEVDTFMFRGHDTTAASMNWAVHLIGSHPEVQRKVQQELREVFGESDRPVNTDDLKRLRYLECVIKESLRLFPAVPFFARSICEDCHISGFKVPKGANAVIIPYALHRDPRYFPDPEEFRPERFLPENSVGRPAYAFVPFSAGLRNCIGQRFAIMEEKVVLASILRNFNIEATQKREDLHPLGELILRPEQGIWIKIEKRAQ from the exons ATGGCTCAGGACGTCGGAGAATTGTTGGGAGCGTCAGTAGTTTTCGTTTTACTTTTAACTCTATTGGCGATTTTCACTCACCTGTTGCTCAGCAGCTATGTGAGCAAATGGAGACAGATGAAGCCTATTCCAGGTATAAGCCCGACCTACCCTTTACTGGGCAATGCGCTTGCCTTCAAGTCCAATGGACGAG ATTTCTTCTGTCAACTGATTGAGTACACAAATGCATTCCGGAATGAGCCGCTGATGAAGATCTGGATCGGTCCTGTgccttttcttgttttatttcacgCTGAAACCATTGAG ATGGTGCTCAATAACCCGAAGCACATGGATAAAGCCTACGCCTACAAGTTTCTCCACCCATGGCTGGGCACCGGCCTGTTGACCAG CACTGGGGACAAGTGGCGCAGGCGGCGGAAGATGCTCACCCCCACCTTCCATTTCTCCATCCTGACGGAGTTCCTGGAGGTGATGAACGAGCAGGCGGAGGTGCTGATCGAGAAGCTGGGGAAGCAGGCAGGCAAAGGGGCGTTCAACTGCTTCAACCACATCACCCTCTGTGCCCTGGACATCATCTGTG AGACTGCAATGGGCAAGAAAATCTATGCGCAGAGTAACTATGACTCTGAGTATGTCCGTTGTGTGTACAG GatgagtgacatcatcacccgcAGGCAAAGGATGCCGTGGTATTGGCCGGACTTGATCTACTActtcctgggggaggggagggagcacAACAGAAGCCTGAAAGTTCTCCACTCCTTCACAGAGAAT GTGATCTCCGAGAGAGCCGAGTACGTCTCCAGTATTGAGTCGGACAGCGAGTCGGACCAGGGCACCAAGAAGCGCAGGGCCTTCCTGGACATGCTCCTGAAGACCGTGGACGAGGACGGCAACAGGCTGACCCACAAGGACATCCAGGAGGAGGTGGACACCTTCATGTTCAGG GGCCATGACACGACAGCAGCCTCAATGAACTGGGCTGTCCACCTGATTGGCTCTCACCCGGAAGTCCAGAGGAAGGTTCAGCAGGAACTCCGGGAAGTGTTTG GCGAGTCGGACCGCCCTGTTAACACGGACGACCTGAAGAGGCTGCGCTACCTGGAGTGCGTCATCAAAGAGTCCCTGCGCCTGTTTCCCGCCGTCCCGTTCTTCGCCCGCAGCATTTGTGAGGACTGCCACATCA GCGGCTTCAAGGTCCCCAAAGGCGCCAACGCCGTCATCATACCGTACGCCCTGCACCGCGACCCGCGGTACTTCCCCGACCCGGAGGAGTTCCGCCCCGAACGCTTCCTGCCCGAGAATTCGGTGGGGAGGCCCGCGTACGCGTTCGTCCCCTTCTCTGCGGGACTGAGGAACTGCATAG GTCAGCGCTTTGCGATAATGGAGGAGAAGGTTGTTTTGGCTTCAATTCTGCGCAACTTCAACATTGAGGCGACCCAGAAGCGGGAGGATCTGCACCCCCTGGGGGAGCTCATTCTCCGGCCCGAACAGGGAATCTGGATCAAGATAGAGAAGAGAGCGCAGTGA